One genomic segment of Cellulophaga sp. HaHaR_3_176 includes these proteins:
- the ilvC gene encoding ketol-acid reductoisomerase: MANYFNTLSLREQLTQLGKCRFMDTSEFSEGVSALKGKKIVIVGCGAQGLNQGLNMRDSGLDISYTLREAAIKEKRQSFKNASENGFNVGTYEELVPTADLVINLTPDKQHTSVVKAIMPLMKKGATLSYSHGFNIVEEGMQIREDLTVIMVAPKCPGSEVREEYKRGFGVPTLIAVHPDNDPQGKGFAEAKAYAVATGGDRAGVLESSFVAEVKSDLMGEQTILCGLLQTGSILCFDKMVEKGIDAGYASRLIQYGWETVTEGLKYGGITHMMDRLSNPAKIKAFELSEELKEIMRPLFQKHMDDIIQGEFSKTMMEDWANDDKNLLTWRAATGETAFEKTPAGSDKISEQEFYDNGVLMVAMVRAGVELAFEAMTESGIIAESAYYESLHETPLIANTIARKKLFEMNRVISDTAEYGCYLFDHACKPLLADFMKNIDTDVIGKKFGEGNGVDNAKLISVNKALREHPVEIVGARLRASMTAMKPIV; encoded by the coding sequence ATGGCAAATTATTTCAATACACTATCATTAAGAGAGCAATTGACCCAATTAGGGAAATGTAGATTCATGGACACAAGTGAATTTTCTGAAGGTGTATCCGCTTTGAAAGGGAAAAAAATAGTTATTGTTGGCTGTGGTGCTCAAGGTTTAAACCAAGGTTTAAACATGCGTGATTCAGGTCTTGATATTTCTTACACATTGCGTGAAGCAGCTATCAAAGAAAAAAGACAATCATTTAAAAATGCATCTGAAAACGGATTTAATGTTGGTACTTACGAAGAGTTGGTTCCTACTGCAGATTTAGTAATCAATTTAACTCCAGATAAGCAACACACAAGTGTAGTAAAGGCTATTATGCCTTTGATGAAAAAAGGAGCTACATTATCTTACTCTCATGGTTTTAATATTGTAGAAGAAGGAATGCAAATTCGTGAAGACTTAACGGTAATCATGGTTGCTCCTAAATGTCCAGGTTCTGAAGTTCGTGAAGAATATAAAAGAGGTTTTGGTGTACCTACATTAATTGCAGTACATCCTGATAATGATCCACAAGGAAAAGGATTTGCAGAGGCTAAAGCTTATGCTGTAGCTACAGGTGGCGATAGAGCAGGTGTTTTAGAATCTTCATTTGTTGCTGAGGTAAAATCAGATTTAATGGGTGAGCAAACTATTTTATGTGGTTTGTTACAAACAGGATCTATTTTATGTTTCGACAAAATGGTCGAAAAAGGAATTGATGCAGGATATGCTTCTAGATTAATCCAATACGGTTGGGAAACTGTTACAGAAGGATTAAAATATGGTGGTATCACGCATATGATGGATCGTTTGTCTAACCCAGCAAAAATTAAAGCTTTTGAATTATCAGAAGAATTAAAAGAAATCATGCGTCCATTATTTCAAAAACATATGGATGACATTATTCAAGGTGAATTTTCTAAAACAATGATGGAAGATTGGGCTAATGATGATAAAAACCTATTGACTTGGAGAGCAGCGACTGGAGAAACTGCTTTTGAAAAAACTCCTGCAGGAAGTGATAAAATTTCTGAGCAAGAATTTTATGACAATGGTGTATTAATGGTAGCTATGGTAAGAGCTGGTGTTGAGTTAGCTTTCGAAGCAATGACAGAGTCTGGTATTATTGCAGAATCTGCTTACTACGAGTCTTTACATGAAACGCCATTAATAGCAAATACAATCGCACGTAAAAAGTTATTTGAAATGAACCGTGTTATTTCTGATACTGCTGAGTATGGTTGTTACTTATTTGATCATGCTTGTAAGCCTTTATTAGCTGATTTTATGAAAAACATTGATACAGATGTTATCGGTAAAAAATTCGGTGAAGGTAATGGTGTAGATAACGCTAAGTTAATTAGTGTAAACAAAGCATTAAGAGAGCATCCAGTTGAAATTGTTGGAGCTAGATTAAGAGCTTCAATGACAGCAATGAAACCAATAGTATAA
- a CDS encoding NADP-dependent glyceraldehyde-3-phosphate dehydrogenase: protein MSKINTSIPEEFQIKETIDQRKYLVNGELKKWSGNTTEVFSTISSTEEYKPTLLGSIPDMGETEALDALDAAHKAFGRGQGVWPTMHVKDRIQCMESFVKKMETKREEIVKLLMWEIGKSLPDSQKEFDRTVEYIYDTIEDYKQLDRNGAKFQKHDGVYAHIKRGPLGVVLCLGPYNYPLNETFALLIPAIIMGNTTIFKPAKHGVLLITPLLEAFQSCFPKGVVNIIFGRGRAVAAPIMQTGKVDVLALIGNSKSANALQNQHPKSNRLRLVLGLEAKNPAIILPDADLDLTIDECIAGTLSFNGQRCTALKVVYVHEEIVDEFNKRFAKRVDELKFGNPWDDGAKLTPLPEPQKPAYIQGLIDDAKLKGAKILNKKGGETSENYIWPAVLYPVTKDMAVYQEEQFGPVIPVVSFKDIEEPLDDMAASNYGQQVSLFGKDVYTLAPLIDTLVNLVCRVNLNSSCQRGPDVYPFTGRKDSAQATLSVHDALRSFSIRTFVAFKDNELNTEIIEQLLDAKLSNFVSTDYIL, encoded by the coding sequence ATGAGTAAAATAAACACCTCAATTCCCGAAGAGTTTCAGATTAAAGAAACTATAGATCAAAGAAAATACCTTGTAAATGGAGAGCTCAAAAAATGGAGTGGTAATACCACAGAAGTTTTTTCTACAATATCATCTACAGAAGAATACAAACCAACGTTATTAGGTAGCATCCCAGACATGGGCGAAACTGAAGCCTTGGATGCTTTAGATGCCGCTCACAAAGCATTTGGAAGAGGACAAGGAGTTTGGCCTACAATGCACGTTAAAGATCGGATACAGTGCATGGAGTCTTTTGTAAAAAAGATGGAAACCAAGCGTGAAGAGATTGTAAAATTATTGATGTGGGAAATAGGTAAATCTTTACCAGACTCTCAAAAAGAATTTGATAGAACTGTAGAATATATTTATGATACTATTGAAGATTATAAGCAGCTAGATCGTAACGGAGCAAAATTTCAAAAGCACGATGGTGTTTATGCACATATAAAAAGAGGGCCATTAGGTGTTGTTCTTTGTTTAGGCCCATATAACTACCCGTTAAATGAAACTTTTGCATTGTTGATACCTGCAATTATAATGGGTAATACAACAATATTTAAACCAGCAAAGCATGGTGTTTTATTAATAACACCTTTATTAGAAGCTTTTCAGTCTTGTTTTCCAAAGGGAGTAGTTAATATTATTTTTGGAAGAGGTAGAGCTGTTGCAGCGCCTATTATGCAAACAGGTAAGGTAGATGTTTTAGCATTAATAGGTAATAGTAAATCAGCAAATGCATTACAAAATCAACACCCTAAAAGTAACCGTTTACGTTTAGTATTAGGTTTAGAGGCTAAAAATCCTGCTATTATTTTGCCAGATGCAGATTTAGATTTAACGATAGACGAATGTATTGCAGGTACGCTATCATTTAATGGCCAACGTTGTACTGCTTTAAAAGTCGTATATGTTCATGAAGAAATTGTAGATGAGTTTAATAAACGCTTTGCAAAAAGAGTAGATGAATTAAAATTTGGAAACCCTTGGGATGATGGGGCAAAGCTTACACCATTACCTGAGCCTCAAAAACCAGCTTATATTCAAGGTTTAATTGATGATGCGAAGCTTAAAGGAGCTAAAATTTTAAACAAAAAAGGAGGAGAAACTTCAGAGAATTATATATGGCCAGCAGTATTATATCCTGTAACAAAAGATATGGCTGTGTATCAAGAAGAACAATTTGGACCAGTAATACCTGTTGTTTCTTTTAAAGATATTGAAGAGCCTTTAGATGATATGGCAGCATCTAATTACGGACAACAAGTAAGTTTGTTTGGTAAAGATGTATATACTTTGGCTCCGTTGATTGATACTTTGGTAAATTTAGTTTGCCGTGTGAATTTGAATAGTTCTTGTCAACGTGGGCCAGATGTGTATCCATTTACAGGAAGAAAAGATTCTGCTCAAGCAACATTAAGTGTGCATGATGCATTACGTTCTTTTTCTATTAGAACATTTGTAGCTTTTAAAGACAATGAATTGAATACAGAAATAATTGAACAACTATTAGATGCTAAGCTTTCTAATTTTGTGAGTACAGATTACATATTGTAA
- the ilvA gene encoding threonine ammonia-lyase IlvA, giving the protein MSYFPNIDDIRKAAITIREVAAVMPLFESIRYSKQFNANILLKREDLHRVRSYKIRGAYNKISSLTDVERKRGVVCASAGNHAQGVAFACNHLSIKGTIYMPSVTPKQKVEQTQLFGGEWVTIVLVGDTFDDSSKAAIKNCTENNKVFVHPFDDPKTIEGQGTVGLEILEQTITPIDYVFVAIGGGGLASGLCAVFKSLSPDTKIIGVEPLGAPSMKNSIAEGKNIELEQIDKFVDGAAVQKVGDLTFKICQEYLSDVITVPEGKVCQTILDLYNRDAIVVEPAGALTLAALDQYADKIKGKNVVCIVSGSNNDITRTAEIKERALLYGNLKHYFIVRFPQRPGALKEFVVDILGPNDDITHFEYSKKSSKENAPAVVGIELKNAEDLKPLMERMKANNFFGDYINDKPDLFQYLV; this is encoded by the coding sequence ATGAGTTATTTCCCAAACATTGATGATATACGTAAAGCTGCTATAACTATTAGAGAGGTAGCGGCAGTTATGCCACTTTTTGAAAGCATTAGATATTCAAAACAATTTAATGCGAATATTCTTCTAAAAAGAGAGGATCTGCATAGAGTTCGTTCGTATAAAATTAGAGGCGCTTACAATAAAATAAGCTCTTTAACAGATGTAGAAAGGAAAAGGGGAGTAGTTTGTGCTAGTGCAGGTAACCATGCTCAAGGTGTTGCATTTGCATGTAATCACTTGAGTATAAAAGGTACTATTTACATGCCATCTGTAACTCCAAAACAAAAAGTAGAACAAACACAATTGTTTGGTGGAGAATGGGTAACCATAGTTTTAGTAGGCGATACTTTTGACGACTCTTCTAAAGCTGCAATAAAAAACTGTACAGAGAATAATAAAGTATTTGTTCATCCTTTTGATGATCCAAAAACCATTGAAGGGCAAGGTACTGTTGGTTTAGAAATATTAGAGCAAACAATAACACCTATAGATTATGTATTTGTAGCTATTGGTGGTGGTGGTTTAGCTTCAGGCTTATGCGCTGTTTTTAAGTCACTTTCTCCCGATACAAAAATAATAGGAGTAGAGCCATTAGGTGCACCTTCTATGAAAAACTCTATAGCAGAAGGGAAAAATATAGAGCTTGAACAAATAGATAAATTTGTAGATGGCGCTGCAGTTCAAAAAGTAGGTGATTTAACCTTTAAAATTTGCCAAGAGTATTTAAGTGATGTCATAACTGTTCCGGAAGGGAAAGTTTGCCAAACGATATTAGATTTATATAATAGAGATGCAATTGTAGTAGAGCCAGCAGGAGCTTTAACACTTGCTGCTTTAGATCAATATGCAGACAAAATTAAAGGTAAAAATGTTGTGTGTATTGTAAGTGGTAGCAATAATGATATTACAAGAACAGCCGAAATAAAAGAAAGAGCATTGCTTTATGGTAATTTAAAACATTATTTCATTGTTCGTTTCCCGCAACGTCCAGGAGCTTTAAAAGAGTTTGTAGTTGATATTTTGGGTCCTAATGATGATATCACACATTTTGAATATTCAAAAAAATCAAGTAAAGAAAATGCACCAGCAGTAGTAGGTATTGAGTTGAAAAATGCAGAGGATTTAAAACCTTTAATGGAGCGTATGAAAGCTAATAACTTCTTTGGAGATTATATAAATGATAAGCCTGATTTGTTTCAATATTTAGTATAA